The following are from one region of the Chlamydiota bacterium genome:
- a CDS encoding DUF362 domain-containing protein — MKKPVVAVLRTSPATVLEDYHRLMNLAGYRDVIPNDADTALKINISWHFFFPASSTTPWQLDGVIRAMKRDGYDPARIHGCHNRTVVIDARLGERENKQLNVVEAHGLRNIHLYEGEEWINVRDAVGDLAKRFLCLNDVYPKGFMLPRRFVGENIVHLPTVKTHVFTTTTGAMKNAFGGLLNERRHWTHPVIHETLVDLLAIQKRIHRGVFAVMDGTFAGDGPGPRCMRPHVKNVILASVDQVAIDAVAARMMGFDPLRDIKYLRLAHDAGLGCADTREVEIAGDRNAAAENWRFTGPFRKMTFASRMQHRIYWGRLRRPVEWTLKTVLAPWAYVASVLYHDSFWYPTHQRIIREALESDWGRLFNNWDALALPPGDLSTPGWSDVGETPAALNRQSVKLFAQSFKILGTCLKEAPEFDARRRRRFACDRCARM; from the coding sequence ATGAAAAAGCCGGTCGTGGCCGTCCTCCGCACCTCCCCCGCCACCGTGCTCGAGGACTACCACCGGCTGATGAACCTCGCCGGCTACCGGGACGTCATCCCGAACGACGCCGACACCGCCCTGAAGATCAACATCTCGTGGCACTTCTTCTTCCCGGCATCCTCGACGACGCCGTGGCAGCTCGACGGCGTCATCCGGGCGATGAAGCGGGACGGCTACGACCCCGCGCGCATCCACGGCTGCCACAACCGGACCGTCGTCATCGACGCGCGCCTCGGCGAGCGGGAGAACAAGCAGCTGAACGTCGTCGAGGCCCACGGGCTTCGGAACATCCACCTCTACGAGGGCGAGGAGTGGATCAACGTCCGTGACGCGGTCGGCGACCTGGCGAAGCGCTTCCTCTGCCTGAACGACGTCTACCCGAAAGGGTTCATGCTCCCCCGCCGCTTCGTCGGGGAGAACATCGTCCACCTCCCCACGGTGAAGACGCACGTCTTCACCACCACCACCGGGGCGATGAAAAACGCCTTCGGCGGCCTCCTGAACGAGCGGCGCCACTGGACGCACCCGGTCATCCACGAGACGCTCGTCGACCTGCTGGCGATCCAGAAGAGGATCCACCGGGGCGTCTTCGCGGTGATGGACGGCACCTTCGCCGGGGACGGCCCCGGGCCCCGCTGCATGCGGCCGCACGTGAAGAACGTCATCCTCGCCTCGGTCGACCAGGTCGCCATCGACGCCGTCGCCGCCCGGATGATGGGATTCGACCCGCTCCGCGACATCAAATACCTGCGCCTCGCCCACGACGCCGGGCTCGGCTGCGCCGACACGCGCGAGGTGGAGATCGCGGGCGACCGAAACGCGGCGGCGGAGAACTGGCGCTTCACCGGGCCGTTCAGGAAGATGACGTTCGCGAGCCGGATGCAGCACCGGATATACTGGGGCCGGCTCCGGAGGCCTGTGGAGTGGACGCTGAAGACGGTGCTCGCCCCGTGGGCGTACGTCGCGAGCGTCCTCTACCACGACTCGTTCTGGTACCCGACACACCAGCGGATCATCCGCGAGGCGCTCGAAAGCGACTGGGGGCGGCTGTTCAACAACTGGGACGCCCTCGCCCTCCCACCCGGCGACCTCTCGACGCCCGGCTGGAGCGACGTCGGGGAGACGCCGGCGGCGCTCAACCGGCAGAGCGTGAAGCTGTTCGCGCAGTCGTTCAAGATCCTCGGCACCTGCCTGAAGGAGGCGCCGGAGTTCGATGCGCGCAGGCGCCGCCGGTTCGCGTGCGACCGGTGCGCAAGGATGTGA